A part of Oncorhynchus kisutch isolate 150728-3 linkage group LG2, Okis_V2, whole genome shotgun sequence genomic DNA contains:
- the cnga4 gene encoding cyclic nucleotide-gated cation channel alpha-4: MTEAKPFDRLDKGRMNRWARVFRWHRMQKEDDEEEKKEERKDEKKLPAKPKVNWTERVVDPSEGFYYGWLQVMIFPIFYNWIIIICRTCFKEIEDEFLTLWLTLDYCSDLLYVADTIIKFRTGFLEQGILVQDRDRLKKHYLFSSHFLLDLASLLPTDLLYLYFGINQPLVRVNRFLRISRLNEAMDRMETRTSYPNTFRISKLMLYIFVLIHWNACIYFALSSYIGFGVDRWVYPNITDPMSSPVRHQYIYCFWFSAQIFTTVGDTPLPDREEEYLFMIADLLIAVLVFASVVGNVGNVITNLRDRDNVFFPNHELVKGYLRNRYISKELRNRVNDWYQHLYINRKITRENEILQQLPVQLQTEIAVSVHLPTLSKVTIFQNCETSLLEELVLKLIPQVYSPGEYVCRKGDVGHEMYIIKDGKLAVVADDGITQFAVLSDGNFFGEISILNIKGNKSGNRRTANIRSIGHSDLFSLSKEDLTDVLSEFPAAKRHLEEKGRQILTKMGMLVKAAEGEEEQDEEKVEVKVERLEGNLNTLQTKLARLMAELESSNRKILARVEQLELETEGWEDNSPEEGEGGEVERRDGVGMEVEGERGEAEGEDQAKGTKRANVGEKHAKETKREDEGEGKDEGYGEEKGGEEGETKETERRGQEDM, encoded by the exons ATGACTGAGGCAAAACCTTTTGACAGATTAGATAAGGGCAGAATGAACCGATGGGCGAGGGTGTTCAGGTGGCATCGGATGCAGAAAGAGGACgatgaagaggagaagaaagaggagaggaaagatgagaAGAAGCTTCCGGCAAAACCCAAAGTGAA CTGGACGGAGCGGGTGGTTGACCCATCAGAGGGGTTTTATTATGGATGGCTTCAGGTCATGATCTTCCCCATCTTCTACAACTGGATCATCATCATCTGTAG GACATGCTTTAAGGAAATAGAGGATGAATTCCTGACACTGTGGCTCACGCTGGACTACTGCTCCGATCTCCTGTACGTGGCTGATACCATCATCAAATTTCGCACTG GTTTCCTAGAACAGGGTATCCTGGTGCAGGACAGGGACCGTCTGAAGAAGCATTACCTCTTCTCCTCACATTTCCTGTTGGACCTGGCCTCCCTACTGCCCACTGACCTCCTCTATCTGTACTTCGGCATCAACCAGCCACTGGTGAGGGTCAACCGCTTCCTTCGTATCTCCCGGCTCAACGAAGCCATGGACCGCATGGAGACACGTACCTCTTACCCCAACACCTTCCGCATCTCCAAACTTATGCTCTACATCTTCGTGCTCATCCACTGGAACGCCTGCATCTACTTCGCCCTGTCCAGTTACATCGGCTTCGGGGTGGACCGCTGGGTTTACCCAAACATCACCGACCCTATGTCCTCCCCAGTGAGGCACCAGTACATCTACTGCTTCTGGTTCTCTGCGCAGATCTTCACCACGGTGGGCGACACGCCACTGCCCGACCGCGAGGAGGAGTACCTGTTTATGATCGCTGATCTGCTGATCGCCGTGCTGGTGTTTGCCTCCGTCGTAGGGAACGTGGGGAACGTCATCACCAACCTCAGGGACAGAGACAACGTCTTCTTCCCCAACCACGAGCTG GTCAAAGGTTACCTGCGCAACAGGTACATCAGCAAGGAGTTGCGTAACCGTGTCAACGACTGGTACCAGCACCTGTACATCAACCGTAAGATCACGAGGGAGAACGAGATCCTGCAGCAGCTTCCCGTCCAGCTGCAGACGGAGATCGCTGTGAGCGTACATCTGCCAACGCTCTCCAAGGTCACCATCTTCCAGAACTGTGAGACCAGTCTGCTGGAGGAGCTGGTGCTCAAACTCATCCCGCAG GTGTATAGTCCCGGGGAGTACGTGTGCAGAAAGGGGGACGTGGGACATGAGATGTACATCATTAAGGATGGGAAACTGGCTGTGGTGGCAGACGATGGCATCACACAGTTCGCTGTGTTGAGTGATGGCAATTTCTTCGGGGAAATTAGCATCCTGAACATCAAAG GAAACAAATCAGGCAACCGTCGGACGGCCAACATCCGCAGCATCGGCCACTCAGACCTGTTCAGCCTTTCCAAGGAGGACCTGACAGACGTGCTGTCTGAGTTCCCAGCTgccaagcgacacctggaggagaAGGGTCGTCAGATCCTCACTAAGATGGGCATGTTGGTGAAGGCCGCGGAAGGCGAGGAGGAGCAGGACGAGGAGAAGGTGGAGGTCAAGGTGGAGAGACTGGAGGGTAACCTGAACACCCTGCAGACCAAGCTGGCCCGTTTAATGGCAGAGCTGGAGTCCAGCAACCGCAAGATCCTGGCCAGGGTGGAGCAATTGGAGCTAGAGACAGAGGGCTGGGAGGACAACTCgcctgaggagggagagggaggggaggtggagagaagggATGGGGTGGGGATGGAAGTTGAGGGGGAGCGAGGAGAGGCGGAGGGAGAGGACCAGGCAAAGGGGACTAAAAGAGCGAACGTGGGAGAGAAGCACGCAAAAGAGACTAAAAGAGAGGATGAGGGTGAGGGAAAGGATGAAGGATAtggagaggaaaaaggaggagaggaaggagaaacaaaagagactgagagaagaggacaggaagaCATGTAG